A genomic region of Pyrus communis chromosome 14, drPyrComm1.1, whole genome shotgun sequence contains the following coding sequences:
- the LOC137714225 gene encoding NAC transcription factor 32-like, translated as MQLPPGFRFHPSDEELIVHYLRNQMISHPLPAQLITEIDLYKYNPWELPSKALFGEDEWYFFSPRHRKYPNGERPNRTAAVGYWKAAGSDKPILTSCGLKRIGVKKALVFYTGRAPKGVKTEWIMNEYRLLHCTVNPSRCKGSMRLDDWVLCRVQQRGSTTKNTCNAQDIYNTEFGRCLPKSGPTVRPTNPIHRADIITDFLYKDCRVLASILAGQPPSPIETSSASFQGSKDSYPVGSNNKVKSTVSISSSGINSTLKRKIREENTKEDLFPLINLESKNKDGNVLPSKKLAAGNVVNCYIPNHLQNDIPKANPTVPANFEEFNEMAFLATYSS; from the exons ATGCAATTGCCTCCGGGTTTCAGATTCCATCCATCAGATGAAGAACTCATCGTTCACTACTTGCGAAACCAAATGATTTCGCATCCGCTTCCAGCTCAGTTGATCACGGAGATCGATCTGTATAAGTATAATCCGTGGGAGCTACCCA GCAAGGCTTTGTTTGGAGAAGATGAGTGGTACTTCTTCAGCCCGAGGCACCGGAAGTATCCGAATGGGGAGAGGCCAAATAGAACAGCAGCAGTGGGTTATTGGAAGGCTGCTGGAAGTGATAAGCCAATTCTCACCTCTTGTGGATTGAAGCGGATAGGAGTGAAGAAGGCTTTGGTCTTTTACACCGGTCGAGCTCCTAAAGGAGTTAAGACTGAATGGATCATGAACGAGTATAGACTGCTCCACTGTACGGTTAACCCCTCGAGATGCAAAGGTTCTATGAGA TTGGATGATTGGGTACTATGCCGAGTTCAACAGCGAGGAAGCACAACAAAGAACACATGCAACGCTCAAGACATCTACAACACTGAATTTGGGAGGTGCCTACCAAAATCTGGGCCAACCGTACGGCCTACAAATCCAATCCATCGTGCTGATATAATCACAGATTTTCTATACAAAGACTGTCGAGTATTAGCTTCCATCCTCGCCGGTCAACCTCCATCACCGATAGAGACCTCAAGTGCGAGCTTTCAAGGGAGCAAAGATAGCTATCCAGTCGGCTCAAATAACAAGGTAAAATCCACAGTATCAATTTCTTCTTCGGGCATTAATTCCACACTAAAAAGGAAGATTAGAGAAGAAAATACGAAAGAAGATCTCTTTCCACTCATAAATCTAGAAAGCAAGAACAAAGATGGGAACGTTCTGCCTAGCAAGAAACTAGCAGCTGGCAATGTTGTCAACTGCTACATTCCAAACCACTTGCAAAATGACATACCCAAAGCAAATCCAACTGTTCCAGCCAACTTTGAGGAGTTTAATGAAATGGCCTTCCTAGCTACATACTCCTCGTAA
- the LOC137714312 gene encoding syntaxin-72-like encodes MGVIGGYGREKRDKKTKKVSVINILSRVDSLCKKYDKYELKKHRDLNPAGEDAFACHYTHVDSEIRATLMKAKKKESNRAVAVAMYVEIRRTMARLMEELPMLRKLAFKFHVKGLSPEELETRSDLVFALPERIPDGTETAAKKAGEWGTSTSHKNIKFDSSVFNECQAL; translated from the exons ATGGGGGTGATTGGGGGTTatgggagggagaagagggaCA AAAAAACGAAGAAAGTGAGCGTGATCAACATTCTCTCCCGAGTCGACTCATTATGCAAGAAATACGACAAGTATGAACTCAAGAAGCACCGCGACCTCAACCCCGCCGGAGAAGATGCCTTTGCCTGTCACTACACTCATGTCGACAGCGAAATAAGAGCCACTCTTATG AAAGCCAAGAAGAAGGAGAGTAATCGGGCTGTGGCGGTTGCGATGTATGTGGAAATTCGTCGGACCATGGCTCGGTTGATGGAGGAACTTCCTATGCTGCGCAAGTTGgcttttaagtttcat GTTAAAGGGCTGTCCCCTGAAGAACTAGAAACACGCAGTGATCTGGTTTTTGCACTGCCTGAGAGGATACCAGATGGGACAGAAACTGCAGCTAAAAAAGCTGGGGAATGGGGAACTTCAACATCtcataaaaatatcaaatttgacTCATCAG TTTTCAATGAATGTCAAGCCCTTTAA